A window of the Arachis duranensis cultivar V14167 chromosome 5, aradu.V14167.gnm2.J7QH, whole genome shotgun sequence genome harbors these coding sequences:
- the LOC107489799 gene encoding uncharacterized protein LOC107489799, producing the protein MEHFSTAFELPHDVWSAIAIKVATTSIEDLCRFRMTCYVAHDIGDEDTVLMMVSIPPPHDMNWLWLWDPVGRRFFERCIEVGHLELMFREALRELYIRRNNPIGWEMLQNVARNGLDAAKYALSMELFIRRDDSNAKKEGLEIFHKLEAGNLLSACYSSCFAILTISWPDEVQMPEKVEEHTVCDSSRCLTRGHMGLLYDYRRRVAERGSVHGVGGADHIRRIRRRANNEVERLVDIARV; encoded by the coding sequence ATGGAGCATTTCTCTACTGCCTTCGAACTACCTCACGACGTTTGGTCAGCCATAGCCATTAAAGTCGCGACGACATCGATTGAGGATCTGTGCCGGTTTCGTATGACGTGTTACGTTGCGCACGATATAGGCGACGAGGATACTGTGCTCATGATGGTTTCCATACCACCCCCGCATGACATGAATTGGTTGTGGCTATGGGATCCTGTTGGGCGAAGATTTTTCGAGAGGTGCATTGAGGTTGGTCACCTGGAACTTATGTTTCGGGAGGCGCTGCGGGAGCTCTACATACGACGTAACAACCCCATCGGATGGGAAATGCTGCAGAATGTAGCAAGAAATGGGTTGGACGCTGCCAAGTACGCACTTTCAATGGAGTTGTTCATTCGAAGGGACGACAGCAATGCCAAAAAAGAAGGTTTGGAAATATTTCACAAGCTCGAAGCGGGTAACTTACTCTCCGCATGTTACTCGAGTTGCTTCGCAATCCTCACAATTTCTTGGCCGGATGAAGtccaaatgccagaaaaggtaGAAGAACATACAGTCTGTGACTCGAGTAGATGCTTGACCCGGGGCCACATGGGTCTTCTCTATGACTACCGCCGAAGGGTGGCAGAGCGGGGCTCCGTCCACGGTGTCGGAGGCGCCGACCATATCCGGCGCATTCGCCGTCGCGCCAATAACGAGGTGGAACGATTAGTAGACATAGCTAGGGTTTAG